CCCAGGAAATACAGCGCAGATCGAAGCCCCGGACGGCCCTCGGCCACAAAGGCCAGCGCAATCTCGGCCCAGGCTCGCAGCGGCGTGCCCGCCGCCCGCGCCTTCCACACGCACTGCACCGCGACAAACCAGGAATACGCACGCGGATCGATCCTTCCGCGATGCTCCCGAATCCAGTCCAGCGATGCCCGCCAGTCCGGCCGCTGGCTCACCGTCTCGCGCCCATCCTCGGTGCGATACACGGCCAGCGCCTCTTCGAGCACCTGCACCCGCACATCTCCGCGCCGCGCCACGCGCAGCAGCCAGTCCCAGTCCTGATGCACGCGCAGCCCCGCGCGAAACGGCGTCTCCAGCAGCAGCGCGCGCGGCGCCACGAGCGTTGAGGTCTGCAGAAATCCCCCGCCCTGCGTGAACCCCCGGCGGCAAAAGAGGTAGTTCGCCATCGGCTCCACGCCGTCATACACGCGCCGTGGAAACAAATACTCACTCGAAGCCGTGCGCACCCACTGCCGGCACGCCATCACCACATGGCCGCGTGCGGGCCGGGCGGCGTGCGCCGCCTCCATCTGCCGAGCGATCTTCTCCGGCAGCCATTCGTCATCGTCATCCAGAAAAGCGATCCACTCACCCCGGGCTGCTTCCACGCCGGCCTGCCGCGCCGTTGCGCCGCCCACGCCGCCGGTGCGCAGCACGCGCACACGCTCATCCCCAGCCCACAATAGATTCCACGGCTGGTCGGCCTGCCCCTCGCGGCTGTCATCCACCAGCACTACTTCGAGGCCCGCATACGTCTGCGCCAGCGCGCTGCGCACCGCGTGCCCCAGCCAGGGCGAACGCCCCGCCGTCGGCAGCACCACGCTCACAAGAGGCCGTTCGGTTCCGCTGCGAGTCTCGGGCATGCGCTCCCACTCCGTTTTGTGTGACGTTATGACGCTTTTATAACGGGCAGCGAAGCAAAAATGTCTGGAGAATAGCGCTTCGGCATGCACTTCGGTAATGCGCGTTCCGAATCAGGAATCGCTTTCCCGTTCTGCAAACGTAACTGCCCTCAGTAACTCCTTCGCATGCCCCATCGGCTTGCCTCAGACATGGCGATTTTCTCGCCTTGCCTCACGCCGCCGCCCCATAATAGAGAGCGTGCCTCGCGCATTCGTCATCGGCTCAGGACCCAACGGCTTCGCGGCAGCCATTCACGCCGCCATGGCCGGCATGCGGGTCGAGGTCTTCGAGGCCGAGCAAGTGCCCGGCGGCGCGGCCCGCACGCTGCCCCTCACCGCGCCCGGATATCTGCATGACTTCGGCTCGGCCGTGCATCCCATGGCCGCCGGCTCGCCCTTCTTCCGCTCGCTTCCTCTCGAACAGCACGGGCTCGAATGGATCCACGCCGACATTCCGCTCGCCCATCCCTTCGACGACGGCTCCGCCGCCGTGCTGCTGCGCGATCTTGACGCCGCCTGCTCCGCGCTCGGGCGCGACGGCCGCGCCTGGCGCAACCTGCACGAGCCGCTGGCCGCGCATTGGGAGAGCTTCGCCCAGGACGCGCTCGGCCCGCTGCTGCGTTTTCCCGATCAACCCTTCCGCATGGCCGGCTTCGGCCTGCATGCCATGCAGCCGGCCACGCTGCTCGCGGCCACGCGCTTTCGCGACGCCCGCACCCGCGCGCTCTTTGCCGGCCTTGCCGCGCACTCTTTCATGCGTCTGGACGCGCCCTTCAGCGCCGCCGTGGGCCTCATGCTGGGCGCGGCCATGCACGCCGTGGGCTGGCCCATGCCCCGAGGCGGAGCGCAATCCATCACGCAGGCCCTGCTCGCCTCTCTCGAAGCGCTCGGCGGCAAACTGCACACCGGCCGCCGCATCGAGTCACTCGCGCAACTGCCTGACCCCAGCGGCCTCGTCTTCTGTGACGTCACGCCGCGCCAGTTGCTGCAGATTGCCGAAGGCCACTTCACCCCGGCCTACGCGCGGCAGTTGCGCCGCTACCGCTACGGTCCCGGAGCCTACAAGATCGACTACGCGTTGCACTCGCCCGTGCCCTGGGCCGCGCCTGAGTGCCGCCGCGCTCTCACCGTGCATGTGGGCGGCTCCATAAGCGAAATCGCCGCCGCCGAGGCCGCCGTGCTGCGCGGCCAATCGCCTGAGAAGCCCTTCGTGCTCGTCGCGCAGCCCTCACTCTTTGACAGCTCGCGCGCGCCCGCCGGCAAGCATGTGCTCTGGGCCTACTGCCATGTGCCGCATGGCTCCAACGTCGATATGACCGAGCGCATCGAGGCGCAGATCGAGCGCTTCGCCCCCGGCTTCCGCGACTGCATTCTGCTGCGCCGCGTCTCCACGCCGCGCACCCTCGAAGTCATGAACGCCAACCTCATCGGCGGAGACATCAACGGCGGCGCATTCACCCTCCGCCAGCTCCTTCTGCGCCCCACCCTCCATCAGTACGCCACGTCGAACAAGCGCATCTATCTCTGCTCGTCCTCGACGCCGCCCGGCGGAGGCGTGCATGGCATGTGCGGCTACCACGCCGTTGAAAAAGCGCTGCTCACGCACGGCAGCTAGCGCGCGTCCTCACCTCCCGGCCCGCACAGATTCCCGACCCTGCCACCTGGGCTCAGGATGAATTTTTCACCGCAATGTAAACATTTACATTCCCGTGATTGCCCGTTCCTGCATCCATGGTGTGTAATCACCGCGCAGAGCAACTCATGAGCTATATCCTCTCTCTCGATCAGGGCACCACCAGTTCGCGCGCCATCCTCTTTGACCATGAAGGGCGCATCGCCGGCGTCGCGCAACACGAGTTCCGGCAGATCTATCCGCAGAGCGGCTGGGTCGAGCATGACCCCATGGACATCCTCACCTCGCAGATGAGCGCCGCCGTCGAGGTGCTCACCCGCGCCGGTGCGCGTCCCCGCGACCTTGCCGCCATCGGCATCACCAACCAGCGCGAAACCACCATTGTGTGGGATCGCGAAACCGGCAAACCCATCGCCAACGCCATCGTCTGGCAAGACCGCCGCACCGCCGATCACTGCCGCCAGCTCGCCGAAGAGGGCCTGGAAGACACCGTGCGCGCCAAAACCGGCCTACGCCTCGACCCCTACTTTTCAGCGACCAAGGTCGCGTGGCTGCTCGATCATGTGGACGGCGCGCGCGAACGCGCCCGCGAGGGCAAGCTCGCCTTCGGCACCGTCGATAGCTGGCTCATCTGGAATCTCACCAGCGGCAAACGCCACGTGACCGACACCACCAACGCGTCGCGCACCATGCTCTTCAACATTCGCGAGGGCCGGTGGGATGAGGAACTTCTCGACCGCCTGCGGATTCCCGCGAGCATGATGCCCGAGGTCGTCTGGTCGAGCCAGCCGGTCGGTGAGGTCACCACCTCGCTCGGCCTCGGTTCCACGCCGATTGCGGGCATCGCCGGGGACCAGCAGGCCGCGCTCTTCGGCCAGCTCTGCACCCGCGCCGGCGACTCTAAAAACACCTACGGCACCGGCTGCTTCCTGCTCGAACACATCGGTACGGAATTCCTGCAATCCAAACACCGCCTCATCACCACGCTCGCCGCCAGTACGCAGCAGCGGCTCGAGTATGCGCTCGAAGGCAGCATCTTCATCGGCGGAGCCGTCGTGCAGTGGCTGCGCGACAATCTGCGCCTCGTCTGGAACTCCAGCGAAATCGAACCCCTCGCCATGTCCGTGCCTGACGCCGGCGGCGTCGTCTTCGTGCCGGCCTTCGCCGGCCTCGGCGCTCCGCACTGGGACCCCAACGCCAGCGGCCTCATCATCGGCATTCATCGCGGCACCACGGCCGGGCACATTGCGCGCGCCGCGCTCGAGAGCATCGCCTTTCAGGTGGGCGACGTTTTTGACGCCATGCAGTCCGAGACCGGCCACTCCATTCATGAGTTGCGCGTCGATGGCGGGGCGGCGGCCAATGACCTCATGATGCAGTTCCAGGCCGACCTGCTCGGGCTGCCCGTCGTGCGCCCCGCCATGATGGAAACCACCGCGCTCGGCGCGGCCTATCTCGCCGGGCTTGCTTCGGGCTTCTGGAGCAACACCGAAGAACTTCGCGCCCATCGCAAAGAGGACACACGCTTTGAGCCTCATGCCGATGCGGCCCAAATCGCTCATAGCCGCGACCGCTGGCGCAATGCCGTCGAACGCTCGAAGGGATGGAACAACCTGTGAACCGCGAACAGATGCTGGCGCGCATCCAAGCGCATCCTGAACCCTGGGACATGATCATCATCGGCGGCGGAGCCACCGGGGCCGGTGTCGCCGTCGATGCCGCATCGCGCGGCTTTGACGTGCTGCTGCTCGAGGCCGTGGACTTCGGCAAGGGCACCTCCAGCCGCAGCACCAAGCTCGTGCATGGCGGCGTGCGCTATCTGGAGCAGGGCAACGTCTCGCTTGTCATGTCGGCCCTCAAAGAGCGCGGACTGTTGCGCCAGAATGCGCCGCACCTGGTGAGCGACCTAGCCTTCATCGTGCCCAACTACGCCTGGTGGCAAACGCCCTTCTACGGCGCGGGCCTCAAGGTCTATGACCTGCTCGCCGGCCGGTACGGCTTCGGCAAGTCGCGCATTCTGTCAGAGCAAGAGACCATCGAGCGGCTGCCCAACATCGAGCGCCATGAGCTGCGCGGCGGCGTGGTTTATTACGATGGCCAGTTCGATGACGCGCGCCTGCTTATCGACCTCATCGCCACGGCGGCCGACCACGGCGCAACGCTCCTCAACTACATGCCCGTCATCGCCATCAACAAGAGTGCGGCCGCCTCTCAGCCAGACGAACTCATTCGCGGCGTCACCGCGCGCGACAGCGAATCCGGCGAGACCTTTGATCTTGAAGCCCGCGTCGTCGTCAACGCCACCGGCATCTTCACCGACGAAGTGCGCCACATGGCCGACCCCGATGCCGACAAAATGATCGCGCCCAGCCAGGGCATTCATCTCGTCTTTGACAAATCCTTTCTGCGCGGCGACAGCGCCCTCATGGTGCCGCGCACCAGCGATGGCCGCGTGCTCTTCGCCATTCCCTGGCACAACCACACCGTCGTCGGCACCACCGACACGCCCATTCCCGAGCCGCTCTATGAGCCGCGCCCGCTTGAGGAAGAGATCGAGTTCATTCTCGAGACCGCCGCGCAATATCTCAGCCGCCCGCCCAAGCGCAGCGATGTGCTCAGCGTCTACGTGGGCGTGCGCCCGCTCGTGAAGTCAGAGCATGCCGGCAGCAAAACCTCTTCGCTCTCGCGCGATCACGTCATCCACATCGACAACTACGGCCTGCTCACCATCACCGGCGGCAAATGGACCACCTACCGTCACATGGCCGAGGATTGCGTCGATCACGCTATCACGCTCGGCCCGCTCGAAGACCGCCCCTGCCAGACGCGCAACCTGCGCATTCACGGCTATTGCGAAGACACCCGCGGACTCGGCCATCTCTACGTCTACGGCGCGGAGGCTGACAACATTCGCGCCATCGCCGAAGCCGAGCCGCATCTGGCCGCGCCTCTGCATCCGCAACTGCCCTACACCGGCGCTGAAGTCGCATGGGCCGTGCGCCACGAGATGGCCCGCACCGTCGAGGACGTGCTCGCCCGCCGCACACGCGCGCTCTTTCTCAACGCGCACGCCGCCATCGAGATGGCGCGCCCCGTCGCCACGCTCATGGCCGCCGAACTGCGCCTGCCCGCGAACCACGCTCAAAGCTGGATCGACGCGCAGACCAGCGCCTTCGTCGAACTCGCAAAGCAATACACCCTCTCTGCAACGCAATCCACCGTCATCACGGAGAAGCCATAATCGATGCGCTCCCCTCTGCTCGGCGAATTCCTGGGCACCATGGTGCTCATTCTTCTGGGCGACGGCGTCGTGGCCGGCGTGCTGCTCAAGCGCTCCAAGGCCGAGGGCAGCGGATGGCTCGCCATCACCGCCGGCTGGTGCTTCGCCGTGCTCTGCGGCATCTTTACCGCGATTCTCTGCGGCAGCAAAGCCGCAGACATCAATCCGGCCTTCGTCCTCGCAGGAGCCGTGCAAACAGGCGCCTGGGGCACCGTCGTGCCCTACACGCTCGCCGAGATAGCCGGCGCATTCGCCGGAGCCGCCCTCGTCTGGCTCCACTACTGGCCACACTGGAAGATCACCGAAGACGCCGAGGCCAAGCGCGGCATCTTCTGCACCATTCCCGCAATTCGTAACTATTTCTGGAACTTTTTCAGCGAAGCGCTCGCAACCTTCGTCCTGGTGCTCTCGGTCGGCGCACTGAATTCACGCTTTGCCGCTCCCAATGGAGCCGCGCCCGGCCTCTCGCCCTACCTCGTCAGTTGCGTCGTCTGGGGCATCGGCCTCTCGCTCGGCGGCACCACCGGCTACGCCATCAATCCCGCGCGCGACCTCGGCCCCCGCCTCGCGCACTCCGTGCTGCCCATCCCCGGGAAAGGCCCCAGCGACTGGCGCTACGCGCCCATCCCATTCCTCGGCCCCATGTTCGGCGGCCTGCTGGCGGGCCTGCTGCTCAAGGCCATCCTCGCCTGACATCTTCCGCGCATCCCTCAACAAATCCGGGTGCCGGGTGCCCCACATCTCGCAGAGATATGGGTACTCACCGAACTCTAAAAGTGCCGCAGCTTCTCCTGCGCGGGCAGCTCCACGGGCTTCGCCGCCTCGCGTTCGAGCGAGCGGCTCACCAGGTCGCGTGAACCCAGCCCCACGGCCAGCGAAAGCGCCAGCACGATGCCGCCAAACAAAATGCCGAAGGCCATGTCCACAATCTGCTGCCCCAGTCCCAGGTGATCGAGCACCATCGCGCCCGTCAGCACCAGCACCAGCCACTTCACGCCCAGGCTTAAGAGCCGCGCATAGTCCAGGTTCATGTTGACGGCGGCAATCAGCACGCTACGCGACAAAAAGCGCGCCAGCACATTGCCCACCAGCAGCAGAATCGCCGCCCCAATCAGGCGCGGAACAAACGCGAACATCGCATGCGACACCACCGGCTCTGACGACGCCGCGTCAAAGGCCGACACGCCCACCAGCAGCCCCGTTACCACAAAGACCCAGAAGACGATGCGCGTCACCAGCAGAGTGGGCGTGTAGGCGGGTGTCCACTCGGCAATGGCCGAGGCGCCGCGCGTCAGCCTCGCGTCAAAGCCGAGCGCCGTCAGCACTGTGCGTGTCACCCAGGCCGCCGCCCAGGCCAGCGCCAAAAAGATCAGCACGGCCACCAGGGCCGCCAGCAGCCCCGGCAGCAGCGTCGCAATCTTCTCAAACACGCGCTGCATCGACTGCTCTAATGCCTGCTCAATCTGGTTCCACATCTTCGTCCTCCTTGCTTCGCGCCAAACATCGCTTATGGATTGAAGCGGTCAGGCCATCTCCAGCGCGAAACCAGATACGGTTTGTTCTCTTCAAAGGCCCGCGCCAGCCGCTCCTGCCGTTCGGCCACTTCGGCGGCCGGCAGCAAGGCGATCTCCTGCACATACGACGCCACCCAGCCCAGATACAGCGGAGTCAGCGCGCCCATCAGATGCGAGCGCCCAATCGTGCGCAGCCGGTGCGCCAGCGCAAAGTCATACACCATGCGCGCCCACAAGGCATCCGGCATGCGAAAGCTCTCCACCGGCTGACGCGCCAGCCGCTTCAGCTCCAGCAGCGCGACCGGAGGCAGCACCAGGCTCCACAGCTCGCCCAGGTTGCGCGCCGCCAGTTGAAACGACTCCACCATGGGACGCGCATCCACCGCCTCCTCGGCCATCACCGGCGCATGCGGCTCGCCCCACACCGGGGCCGGTTGCGAACCGCGCAACCGCTGCCAGCTCGCCGCCGTCAGCTCCACCTCGGTAAAAAACGCGCCCACAATCTGCGAAAGCACCGCCGTCAGGTCCAGCCCCTCCATCGGCGCGTGATGATGCGCCCGCAGATGCACCTGGCACACGCCCGCATTGCGCGGCATCGGCTCCTGCACGGCATGCGACAGCGGCCACAGCACGCTCTGCGCGCTCGCGCCATGGGTCCGCGCCACGCATTCGGCATAGCGGCCCGACGCGGCAAACTCAAACGGCAGCGGAAACTCCACCCTCCGCGCATACAGCGCGCGGCTCATCGGCGCGAGAATCGCCGTATTCAACAGCCCCTCATAACGCGTGATCGCATACACCGGCAGCGCCAGATCGCACTGCCGCGCCAGCACGGCCCCGGCCATCGTCTGCACAGCTTCGCCATGCAGCGCTTCGAGATCCGCGGCCAGCACCACGCACGCCGCGGCCTTCAGCTCCGCGGCCAACGCCAGCACGCCGCGTTGCGCTGCGGATATCTGCGCCCACGCGCCGCCATCATTGACTGCCGGCACGCGATACGGCATCAACTCAAAGCCGTCGCCTGGCTCCACCGGCGTGGCATCTTCGCCGCCCGGCCACGCCACCACCACGCGCCCCGGCCCAGGACGCCCGATCTGCGCCAGCACCTCGCTCACGCGCGCCCGCAGCTCGTCCAGGCTCACCGCCCCGGTCACGCCAATCAGCAGATCCACGGCCGCCTGCTGTCCCACTCCGCTGCCGGTCTCTTCGAGAACCTCCGCCTCAGCCATTTCGATTCCCTTTGGTCTATCGGTCTATTGCAACTATGGAAGATACAAAATTCCGTTCAACGGCGCACGCACCCATCCGGGGCGATGATTCAACTCATACACCAGTTCATACAGCGCCTTGTCGAGCGTAAAAATCTGCAGCAGCACATCAAACGCCTCGGCCGTGCGCGGCACAATCGTCGACTTGCCCATGGTCTTGCGGTAGGCGCGCAAAAACTCCGCCGTCACCGCCGTCTCCCACAGCCGCGCCCACGGCTCCAGCCGCTCGGTGTCTGCCGGTCGGCGGGAAGAAAAGTGCGTCATCGCCGAAAACGCCGCATAGCTGAACGAGCGCACCATCCCCGCCACATCCTTCAGCGGAGACTGCTTCGTGCGCCGCTCCTGGAGCATGCGCGCCGGCTCGCCCTCAAAGTCCAGAATCACAAAGTCGCCCTTCGCGCGCAGCACCTGGCCCAGATGATAGTCCCCATGCACGCGCGTCTTCGCGCCCGCATCCTGCAGCGCCGTGAGCCGCTGAAAGCGCTCCAGCAAGTGCGTGCGGCGGCTCAGCACCAGCCCGGCCGTCTCCACGGCGTCATCGGGCAGCCGCGCCAGGTTCGCCTTCAGCGCGTCAAAGGCGCGCGCCGCATCGGCCTGCAGCGCCGCCCGCAGCGCGGCCAGATCATCGGGCTCCATCCGCACCGGCGCAAAGTCCACATCGCGACGGTCCACCGCCAGCGACAGGTGCATCTCTGCCGTGCGCCGGCCCAGCGTCGAAGCTCCTTCAATCGAAAGTCCCGCATGCTCACGCGCCGCTGCCGGAATCCCGTTCAGCTTCTCGCGCAGCGCGCCCGTGCCCGGCAGCTTCACCTCGGGGAACGATGCCGCCACCGCGCTCTCAAAGTAGCGGTCCAGTTCTTCGAGCATCCACGACCAGCCGTCGCCCTCGTTCTGCACCAGCCCCTGCAGCATCGCGAGCGTCGAATCCTCACCCCCATCACGCGAGACAAACTCCAGCGCGCCCGCAAACGGAGCGATGTTGCGAAACTCTGTCCGCTCCGTCAAAAAGCGGCCAATCTCCATGTCAGGATTCAGCCCCGTCTGCTGCCGCCGGAAGAGCTTCAGAATCAGCCGATCGCCAAAGATCACCGACGTATTGCTCTGCTCGGCGGACCCGCGCCGCACCGGCAGCGCAGCCTCGCCGCCGCGCAGCTCCGCAAACAGGCTGCTCGCCGTGCCGCGCACGGTGCCATGCTGTGCCGCCGCTTCTCCGCCCTGCGCCATCAGCCGCAGCAGCGCCTGCGCGCTCTCATCGCGCATCATGCCGTCATAGAGCACGCCCGCGCCGCGCGTAGAGAAGATCTTCGTCAGCACCGCCTGCCCGTGGTGCTCCACCACCGCTTCGCACTCCTCGCCAAAGGCCATCGCCATCGGCGCAAGATAAGTGTCCGGCTCTCCTTCGGTGTAATGCACATCCACCCACACCAGTGCCAGGTGCCCGCCATCCAGCAGCGACCAATCTGTCACTTTCACAGTTTCAATTGGCCGGGACTTGCCGCCAAACCAGCGCTGCCGCTGCACATACTCCGGCAGCAGCCGCTCCAGCGTCTCGCGGCCGCGGCCTTCCAGCACGCCCGGCCAGTCCGTCTCGTTCTTCACATGCAGCAGCTCGTCGGTCGCCCCCGGTGACGGAACCTCCACCGGCTCTTCGCCCGCCTGCAGCTCCAGCCACAAAAATCCATACGGCCCCAGCGTCAGCGGATACGCCTGCTTCCCGATCGCCGGAAACTCCACATACCCCAGCATCTCCACCGGAATCATGCCGGCATACTCTGACAAATCCAGCGCCACCGGCTGCGCAAAGCGCGACAGGTTCGCCACGCACAGCACGCGCTCGCCGTCATACTCGCGCACATAGGCCAGCACCTTCCGGTTCTCCGGCTCCAGAAACTTCATCGAGCCGCGCCCGAAAACCTGGAACAGCTTGCGCAGCGCAATCATGTTGCGCATCCAGTTCAGCAGTGACGACGCATCGCTCTGCTGCGCCTCCACATTGATGGCCTCATAGCCCCACACCGGGTCCATGATCACCGGGCTGAAGAGCTTCGCAGGCGTCGCGCGAGAAAATCCCGCATTGCGGTCGCCCGTCCACTGCATCGGCGTGCGCACGCCGTTGCGGTCGCCCAGGTAGATGTTGTCGCCCATGCCGATCTCATCGCCGTAGTACAAAATCGGCGTGCCCGGAAACGAAAACAGCAGACTGTTCAGCAACTCGATGCGACGGCGGTTGTTATCGAGCAGCGGAGCCAGCCTGCGCCGGATGCCAATGTTGATGCGCATGCGAGGATCGGCGCTATACGCCAGGTACATGTAGTCGCGCTCATCCTCGCTGACCATCTCAAGCGTCAGCTCATCGTGATTGCGCAAAAAAATGCCCCACTGGCAGCTCTCAGGAATCGCCGGCGTCTGCGCGATGATGTCGGTGATCGGCAGGCGGTCTTCCTGCCGCAGCGCCATGTAGATGCGCGGCATTAGCGGAAAATGAAACGCCATGTGGCACTCATCGCCATCGCCAAAATACGGCCGCACATCCTCGGGCCACTGGTTCGCTTCGGCAAGAATCATGCGGCCCAGGTAGCCGTCATCCATCGCCTTGCGAATCGCCTTGATCAGCGCATGCGTCTCCGACAGATTCTCGCAGTTGGTGCCGTCGCGCTCGATCAGGTAAGGAATGGCGTCGAGCCGCAGCCCATCCACGCCCATGTCGAGCCAGAAGCGCATCACGCGAATCACTTCCTCCAGCACCGCGGGATTATCAAAATTCAAATCCGGCTGATGCGAAAAGAAGCGGTGCCAGTAGTACTGCTGCGCCACCGGGTCCCACGTCCAGTTCGACTTCTCCGTGTCGGTGAAGATGATGCGCGCGTCCTTGTACTTCTGGTCCGAGTCGCTCCACACATAAAAGTCGCGCTCCGGCGAGCCTGCCGGAGCCTGCCGCGCGCGCTGAAACCACGGATGCTGGTCGGACGTGTGATTGATGACCAGCTCAATCATCACCTGCAGTCCGCGCTCATGGGCTGCATTCAAAAAGCGCTGAAAGTCCTCAATCGTCCCGTAGCTCGGGTTTACGCTCGTGTAGTCAGAGATGTCGTAGCCATCATCCCTGAGCGGCGAAGGAAAAAACGGCAGCAGCCACAGGCACGTCACGCCCAGGTCCTGCAGATAATCCAGCTTCTCAATCAGCCCCGGAAAATCTCCAATCCCATCGTTGTTGCTGTCGTAAAAAGCGCGCACGTGCAGCTCATAAATCAGCGCGTCCTTATACCAGAGCGGATCAGAAGCCGATCCCGGCTTCCGCACAAACACCTGCCCTGCCGTCCGTCCCTCAGCGGTAGTAGTCAAAGTCTTTTTCCGTCCTCACAGATTTGCGCACGCTCAGCACGTGCGCCGGTATCTTCTCCGGATTCAGTTCTACAAAATTGCGCCCGCCGTGCCAGAGGTAGCGCTCTTCCGACAGCAGATCATACACCTCATAGCTCGCGTCCTCGTCCATGCCGAGCTTCCACAGCGCTAGCGTCACCCAGCCCGACTGCGTGTTGTACGGGTCCAGATTCACCACCGTCAATACGGTGTCCCCGCCATCCGCCGTCTGCTTTGAGTACGCAATCAGGTGCGGATTATCCGTCTCATGAAACACCACATGCTCATTGGCCTGCAGCGCCGCATGCGCGCGTCGTGCGGCATTCAGCTTCTTCATCAGTTGCGGAATGGGCCGCTTCGCATCCCACGTCCAACTGCGAATCTCGTACTTCTCCGAGTGCAGAT
The DNA window shown above is from Acidobacterium capsulatum ATCC 51196 and carries:
- the treS gene encoding maltose alpha-D-glucosyltransferase; translated protein: MTTTAEGRTAGQVFVRKPGSASDPLWYKDALIYELHVRAFYDSNNDGIGDFPGLIEKLDYLQDLGVTCLWLLPFFPSPLRDDGYDISDYTSVNPSYGTIEDFQRFLNAAHERGLQVMIELVINHTSDQHPWFQRARQAPAGSPERDFYVWSDSDQKYKDARIIFTDTEKSNWTWDPVAQQYYWHRFFSHQPDLNFDNPAVLEEVIRVMRFWLDMGVDGLRLDAIPYLIERDGTNCENLSETHALIKAIRKAMDDGYLGRMILAEANQWPEDVRPYFGDGDECHMAFHFPLMPRIYMALRQEDRLPITDIIAQTPAIPESCQWGIFLRNHDELTLEMVSEDERDYMYLAYSADPRMRINIGIRRRLAPLLDNNRRRIELLNSLLFSFPGTPILYYGDEIGMGDNIYLGDRNGVRTPMQWTGDRNAGFSRATPAKLFSPVIMDPVWGYEAINVEAQQSDASSLLNWMRNMIALRKLFQVFGRGSMKFLEPENRKVLAYVREYDGERVLCVANLSRFAQPVALDLSEYAGMIPVEMLGYVEFPAIGKQAYPLTLGPYGFLWLELQAGEEPVEVPSPGATDELLHVKNETDWPGVLEGRGRETLERLLPEYVQRQRWFGGKSRPIETVKVTDWSLLDGGHLALVWVDVHYTEGEPDTYLAPMAMAFGEECEAVVEHHGQAVLTKIFSTRGAGVLYDGMMRDESAQALLRLMAQGGEAAAQHGTVRGTASSLFAELRGGEAALPVRRGSAEQSNTSVIFGDRLILKLFRRQQTGLNPDMEIGRFLTERTEFRNIAPFAGALEFVSRDGGEDSTLAMLQGLVQNEGDGWSWMLEELDRYFESAVAASFPEVKLPGTGALREKLNGIPAAAREHAGLSIEGASTLGRRTAEMHLSLAVDRRDVDFAPVRMEPDDLAALRAALQADAARAFDALKANLARLPDDAVETAGLVLSRRTHLLERFQRLTALQDAGAKTRVHGDYHLGQVLRAKGDFVILDFEGEPARMLQERRTKQSPLKDVAGMVRSFSYAAFSAMTHFSSRRPADTERLEPWARLWETAVTAEFLRAYRKTMGKSTIVPRTAEAFDVLLQIFTLDKALYELVYELNHRPGWVRAPLNGILYLP